A genomic segment from Campylobacter sp. MG1 encodes:
- a CDS encoding 30S ribosomal protein S1, which yields MAKANGAHKKNEELDNVDFATMLDEFESEKNSESFSVIDGKIVKIEADEVFVDIQDKSEGILNINEIMKDDKLLFNVDDMIKVTVIGNSKGRKLLSYKKALRKEKVLDFINNCKEFEQLEAFEVKVIGKNRGGFVAVNNDDVEFFLPKSQCNPKEVNNLLNKKVKVKIISIDEENQSILVSKKKAFDDERKKRKELIEKLIKDDELKKGTVRKLTSYGMFVDIGGVDGLVHYSEISYKGPVNPSTLYKEGEEVVVKVIGFDTEKKHISLSIKAASVDPWIEIKDSLEVGDVLKVVVSNIENYGVFVDLGNDIEGFLHISEISWDKNIKNPKDYLKEGEEIDVEIIEIDYDKRRLRVSLKNLLPKPFKEFSDNFNVGDVVEGEISTITNFGAFVKIGNIEGLLHNDDISWNENEPCKKVYNVGDKVKVKIRKIDDENQKISLSVKHLEESPSSIFIKNHKLGEIIKGVVSDIKDFGIFVKLDNNVEALIKNEDLGETVPNKGDEIEGALIFARNGKIRLSVKKVNLIKTRENLEKFNTDDKVTIGDVIKDQLQ from the coding sequence ATGGCTAAGGCAAACGGAGCTCACAAAAAAAATGAAGAATTAGATAACGTTGATTTCGCGACAATGTTAGATGAGTTTGAAAGCGAAAAAAATTCAGAAAGTTTTTCAGTAATTGACGGAAAGATAGTGAAAATAGAGGCTGATGAAGTTTTTGTGGATATACAAGATAAATCAGAAGGTATTTTAAATATTAATGAAATTATGAAAGACGATAAGCTTTTATTTAATGTAGATGACATGATTAAAGTTACAGTTATAGGAAATTCAAAGGGTAGAAAATTATTGTCTTACAAAAAAGCTTTACGCAAAGAAAAAGTTTTAGATTTTATAAATAATTGCAAAGAATTTGAACAATTAGAAGCATTTGAAGTTAAAGTAATTGGTAAAAATCGTGGTGGATTTGTTGCTGTTAATAATGATGATGTGGAATTCTTTTTACCAAAATCTCAATGCAATCCAAAAGAAGTTAATAATTTATTAAATAAAAAAGTAAAAGTAAAAATAATAAGTATTGATGAAGAAAATCAAAGTATTTTAGTATCCAAGAAAAAAGCATTTGATGATGAACGCAAAAAAAGAAAAGAATTAATAGAAAAATTAATAAAAGATGATGAATTAAAAAAAGGTACAGTTAGAAAATTAACCAGCTATGGTATGTTTGTTGATATTGGTGGAGTTGATGGTTTAGTACATTATAGTGAAATTTCTTATAAAGGACCAGTAAATCCTAGCACACTTTATAAAGAAGGTGAAGAAGTTGTTGTTAAGGTTATTGGCTTTGATACAGAAAAAAAACATATATCTTTATCTATAAAAGCAGCAAGTGTAGATCCATGGATTGAAATTAAAGATAGTTTAGAAGTAGGTGATGTTCTAAAAGTAGTTGTATCTAATATTGAAAATTATGGTGTTTTTGTTGATTTAGGCAATGATATAGAAGGTTTCTTGCATATTAGTGAAATATCTTGGGATAAAAATATAAAAAATCCTAAAGATTATTTAAAAGAAGGCGAAGAAATTGATGTAGAAATTATAGAAATTGATTATGATAAACGCAGATTAAGAGTATCTTTAAAAAATTTATTACCAAAACCTTTTAAAGAATTTAGTGATAATTTTAATGTTGGTGATGTTGTAGAAGGAGAAATTAGTACTATAACAAATTTTGGAGCTTTTGTTAAAATAGGAAATATTGAAGGCTTACTTCATAATGATGATATATCTTGGAATGAAAACGAACCTTGTAAGAAAGTTTATAATGTAGGTGATAAAGTAAAAGTAAAAATTAGAAAAATTGATGATGAAAATCAAAAAATTTCTTTAAGTGTTAAACATCTTGAAGAAAGTCCTAGTTCTATTTTTATAAAAAATCACAAACTTGGTGAGATTATTAAAGGTGTAGTATCTGATATTAAAGATTTTGGTATTTTTGTTAAATTAGATAATAATGTTGAAGCATTAATTAAAAATGAGGATTTAGGCGAAACTGTTCCTAATAAGGGTGATGAAATTGAAGGTGCATTAATATTTGCTAGAAATGGTAAAATTCGTCTTAGTGTAAAAAAAGTAAATTTAATAAAAACTCGTGAGAATTTAGAAAAATTTAATACCGATGATAAAGTTACTATAGGTGATGTTATAAAAGATCAACTTCAATAA
- a CDS encoding 4-hydroxy-3-methylbut-2-enyl diphosphate reductase, producing the protein MKIELAKSYGFCFGVRRAIKQAEKTKNAATIGPLIHNNDEITRLKKDFNVNTLSDISELKDEKKVIIRTHGITKDDLQVLKDSKREIIDATCPFVKKPQEIVEKMSNEGYEIIIFGDVNHPEVKGVKSYANTNVYVVLSEKELESIKFSNKVALISQTTKKIEQFIQIANYLILKVKEVRVFNTICDATFKNQEAVKNLAMKNDIIIIVGGKNSSNTKQLFLIAKEYCKDSYLIENEDEVCKKWFENKNNCGVSAGASTPNWIIDKVIKKIESFNLN; encoded by the coding sequence ATGAAAATTGAACTTGCTAAAAGTTATGGTTTTTGTTTTGGTGTAAGAAGGGCTATTAAACAAGCAGAAAAAACTAAAAATGCTGCTACTATAGGGCCACTAATACACAATAATGATGAAATAACTAGGTTAAAAAAAGATTTTAATGTAAATACTTTAAGTGATATTAGTGAATTAAAAGATGAAAAAAAAGTTATTATAAGAACGCATGGTATAACTAAAGATGACTTACAAGTTTTAAAAGATAGTAAAAGAGAGATAATAGATGCTACTTGTCCTTTTGTTAAAAAGCCTCAAGAAATAGTAGAAAAAATGAGTAACGAGGGATATGAAATTATAATTTTTGGAGATGTTAATCATCCTGAAGTAAAGGGTGTTAAAAGCTATGCAAATACTAATGTATATGTTGTACTTAGTGAAAAAGAATTAGAGAGTATTAAATTTAGTAATAAAGTAGCATTGATAAGTCAAACTACAAAAAAAATAGAGCAATTTATACAAATAGCTAATTATTTGATTTTGAAAGTAAAAGAAGTTAGAGTTTTTAATACAATATGTGATGCTACTTTTAAAAATCAAGAAGCCGTAAAAAATTTAGCTATGAAAAACGATATCATAATAATAGTTGGTGGAAAAAATAGCTCAAATACTAAACAGCTGTTTTTGATAGCTAAAGAATATTGTAAAGATAGTTACTTAATAGAAAATGAAGATGAAGTTTGTAAGAAATGGTTTGAAAATAAAAATAATTGTGGTGTTAGTGCAGGTGCTAGCACTCCAAATTGGATTATTGATAAAGTAATAAAAAAAATTGAAAGTTTTAATTTAAATTAA
- the pyrH gene encoding UMP kinase gives MSKRILIKFSGEALAGEQGFGIDTNILKFIAGQIKQLVNEGTQIGIVIGGGNIIRGVTAAKDGIIKRVSGDHMGMLSTVINSIAMQEALESSGISVRVQSAIQMEAFCETFIMRRAQRHLEKGRVVIFAAGTGNPFFTTDTAAVLRAIEINADMIIKATKVNGVYDKDPMKFSDAKRYSTLSYELAMGDDIRVMDDTAIALAKDNKLPIVVCNMFEEGNILKIIKDDFSNCSVVKN, from the coding sequence ATGAGTAAAAGGATATTGATAAAATTTTCAGGTGAAGCACTTGCTGGAGAGCAAGGGTTTGGTATTGATACAAATATTTTAAAGTTTATTGCTGGACAAATAAAACAATTAGTTAATGAAGGTACGCAAATAGGTATAGTAATAGGCGGTGGTAATATTATTCGTGGTGTAACAGCGGCAAAAGATGGGATTATCAAAAGAGTTAGTGGTGATCATATGGGAATGCTTTCTACTGTTATAAATTCCATAGCTATGCAAGAAGCATTAGAGAGTTCAGGAATTAGCGTTAGAGTCCAAAGTGCTATTCAAATGGAAGCATTTTGTGAAACATTTATAATGAGAAGAGCTCAAAGGCATTTAGAAAAAGGTAGAGTTGTTATATTTGCTGCAGGAACAGGTAATCCATTTTTTACTACAGATACAGCAGCAGTTTTAAGAGCTATTGAGATAAATGCTGATATGATTATAAAAGCTACAAAGGTAAATGGTGTATATGATAAGGATCCTATGAAATTTAGCGATGCTAAAAGATATAGCACTTTAAGTTATGAACTTGCTATGGGAGATGACATAAGAGTTATGGATGATACAGCAATAGCACTTGCTAAGGATAATAAGTTACCAATAGTAGTTTGTAATATGTTTGAAGAAGGTAATATTTTAAAAATTATTAAAGATGATTTTAGTAATTGTTCAGTAGTGAAAAATTAA
- the efp gene encoding elongation factor P: protein MASYSMGDLKKGLKVEIEGVPYKIVEYQHVKPGKGPAFVRIKIKSFVNGKVLEKTFHAGDKCESPNLVEKEMQYLYDDGEFCQFMDTETYEQVAITEDDVGESRKWMIDGMNVSVLFHNGKAIGVEVPQVVELKIVETQPNFKGDTQGSNKKPATLESGAVVQIPFHVLEGEVIRVDTQRGEYIERANK, encoded by the coding sequence ATGGCATCTTATTCAATGGGTGATTTAAAAAAAGGTTTAAAGGTAGAGATAGAAGGCGTTCCATATAAAATTGTAGAATATCAGCATGTAAAACCTGGCAAAGGTCCTGCTTTTGTAAGAATTAAGATAAAATCATTTGTTAATGGTAAAGTTTTAGAAAAGACTTTTCATGCTGGTGATAAATGTGAGTCTCCTAACTTGGTTGAAAAAGAAATGCAATATTTGTATGATGATGGAGAATTTTGTCAATTTATGGATACTGAAACATATGAACAAGTTGCAATTACTGAAGATGATGTTGGTGAGAGCAGAAAATGGATGATTGATGGTATGAATGTTAGCGTCTTGTTTCATAATGGTAAAGCTATAGGTGTTGAAGTTCCTCAAGTAGTTGAATTAAAAATAGTTGAAACACAGCCAAATTTTAAAGGTGATACACAAGGATCTAATAAAAAACCAGCTACTTTAGAAAGTGGTGCAGTTGTTCAAATACCTTTCCATGTATTAGAAGGAGAGGTTATTAGAGTAGATACTCAAAGAGGTGAGTATATAGAAAGAGCTAATAAATAA
- a CDS encoding DUF2018 family protein gives MDELDRLLECTPIEKLIDVLQNAPRGAVENTIINLCKEVMALKILLENSYADIDDKLEKFIFENDLLLEEKSNDIYIDLTAKILGHEG, from the coding sequence ATGGATGAATTAGATAGATTATTAGAATGTACTCCGATTGAAAAATTAATAGATGTTTTACAAAATGCTCCTAGAGGTGCTGTTGAAAATACAATTATAAATTTATGTAAAGAAGTAATGGCATTAAAAATATTGTTAGAAAATAGTTATGCAGATATTGATGATAAATTAGAAAAATTTATTTTTGAAAATGATTTATTATTAGAAGAAAAATCTAATGATATTTATATTGATTTAACAGCAAAAATTTTGGGTCATGAAGGGTAA
- a CDS encoding triose-phosphate isomerase produces the protein MIIAANFKCNHTRKGFAEYAKKLNAYLRFSDFTNLEVIVAPSATSFIDSEFSFIQAAQNIYPTHSGAFTGEIGLDHLLEFGIKTIILGHCERRNLGETDEFLAKKFEFCAENDLKIIYCIGEDYSTYEQNKSIDFLNKQLNKIDLQYDKLILAYEPIYSIGKSAAKLEDIENIMSFLRSKTKQSILYGGSVNSSNIADIKRLCDGVLVGGASLNVDGFIDLINAAIRG, from the coding sequence ATGATAATTGCCGCAAATTTTAAATGTAATCATACTAGAAAAGGTTTTGCTGAATACGCTAAAAAACTTAATGCTTATTTAAGATTTAGTGATTTTACTAATCTTGAAGTAATTGTAGCTCCAAGTGCAACTTCATTTATTGATAGTGAATTTAGTTTCATTCAAGCTGCTCAAAATATATATCCAACTCATAGTGGAGCTTTTACTGGAGAAATTGGACTAGATCATTTGCTAGAATTTGGAATTAAAACAATTATTTTAGGACATTGTGAAAGAAGAAATTTAGGCGAAACAGATGAATTTCTAGCAAAAAAATTTGAATTTTGCGCTGAAAATGATTTAAAAATTATTTATTGTATAGGAGAAGATTACTCTACTTACGAACAAAATAAAAGCATAGATTTTTTAAATAAACAACTAAATAAAATAGATTTGCAATATGATAAACTAATATTAGCTTATGAGCCAATTTATAGTATTGGTAAAAGTGCTGCAAAATTAGAAGATATTGAAAATATTATGAGCTTTTTACGCTCAAAAACTAAGCAAAGTATTTTATATGGTGGTAGTGTAAATTCTAGTAATATCGCTGATATCAAAAGACTTTGCGATGGGGTTTTGGTAGGTGGAGCTAGTCTTAATGTAGATGGTTTTATAGACTTAATCAATGCCGCAATAAGAGGTTAA
- the gap gene encoding type I glyceraldehyde-3-phosphate dehydrogenase — MTTKVAINGFGRIGRCLTRIILEKNELDLVAINCSWDMKSIKYLLKYDSVHGNYKHEISNDGEDILIVDGKKIQIIRERELNNIDFAKYGATIVLECTGAFLTQEKTKVYLEKGIKKVIISAPPKDNTPMFVMDVNHTKYNGEAIISNASCTTNCLAPMAKVLDENFGIKKALMNTIHAYTATQELHDTKCPKDIRRGRAAALNLVPSSTGAAKSIGKVIPNLLGKVDGQSVRTSLANVSMLDLTMLLDKKTTKDEINETFIKASKTMNEILAIDYDCCVSSDFCTSTYGCVFVPDLTQIIDEDFVKVLAWYDNEYGYSYQLYRLAKYISKDL, encoded by the coding sequence ATGACTACAAAAGTCGCAATAAATGGTTTTGGAAGGATAGGAAGATGTCTTACTCGTATTATTTTAGAAAAAAACGAGTTAGACTTAGTAGCAATAAACTGCTCGTGGGATATGAAAAGTATTAAATATCTTTTAAAATACGACAGTGTTCACGGAAACTATAAACATGAAATTTCAAATGATGGAGAAGATATTTTAATAGTTGATGGAAAAAAAATTCAAATAATTAGAGAAAGAGAATTAAATAATATTGATTTTGCAAAATATGGCGCAACCATTGTTTTAGAATGTACTGGAGCATTTTTAACACAAGAAAAAACAAAAGTATATTTAGAAAAAGGTATTAAAAAAGTTATAATATCAGCACCACCAAAAGATAATACACCTATGTTTGTAATGGATGTAAATCACACTAAATATAACGGCGAAGCTATTATTTCAAATGCAAGTTGTACGACAAACTGCCTTGCACCAATGGCAAAAGTTTTAGATGAAAATTTCGGTATTAAAAAAGCTTTAATGAATACAATTCACGCATATACAGCAACTCAAGAATTACACGATACAAAATGCCCTAAAGATATTAGAAGAGGTCGTGCAGCAGCGCTAAATTTAGTCCCATCAAGTACAGGTGCAGCAAAATCAATAGGAAAAGTTATACCTAATCTTTTAGGCAAGGTTGATGGTCAAAGCGTTAGAACTAGTCTTGCAAATGTTTCTATGCTTGATTTAACAATGCTTTTAGATAAAAAAACTACAAAAGACGAAATCAATGAAACTTTTATAAAAGCAAGTAAAACAATGAATGAAATTTTAGCGATTGATTATGATTGCTGTGTGTCAAGTGATTTTTGCACTAGCACTTATGGATGTGTGTTTGTCCCTGATTTAACTCAAATAATTGATGAAGATTTTGTAAAAGTTCTAGCTTGGTATGACAATGAATACGGATACTCGTATCAATTATACCGCTTAGCTAAATATATTAGCAAGGATTTATAA
- a CDS encoding DNA-directed RNA polymerase subunit omega, which produces MRTEQIAARALEKVGNDRYILSLVVAKRAKELSNGAIPLVKIDKTKMKFTDIAMLEIAEEKIIYDGIINE; this is translated from the coding sequence ATGAGAACAGAACAAATAGCAGCAAGAGCATTAGAAAAAGTAGGAAATGATAGATATATTCTATCTTTAGTAGTAGCAAAAAGAGCTAAGGAGTTAAGCAATGGAGCTATTCCTTTAGTAAAAATTGATAAAACGAAAATGAAATTTACTGATATAGCTATGCTTGAGATTGCAGAAGAAAAAATTATTTATGATGGTATTATTAACGAATAA
- a CDS encoding phosphoglycerate kinase: MQLISVKDVELSNKKTLIRCDFNVPQDEFGNISDDRRIKSVIPTIRYCLDQGAKIILASHLGRPKEVNNKYSLEPVAKRLERLLTNIEVIMAKNVIGNDTKELAANLKHGQILLLENLRFEKGETKNDENLAKDLASMCDVYVNDAFGVCHRAHASVEAITKFVKVSCAGFLLQKEFNFGQQLLKSAARPFVAVVGGSKVSGKLQALHNLLPKIDKLIIGGGMAFTFLKAQGFNIGNSIVEEELIEDAKQIIANAKELGVKLYLPVDVIAAQSFSNDSVIKKVSVQEIPNGWMGLDIGPASSILFKEVLNDAQTIWWNGPMGVFEMEKFSKGSLKMSHYISDSYATSVAGGGDTADVINRAGDADDFSFISTGGGASLELIEGKELPAIKPLILKDEFE; this comes from the coding sequence ATGCAATTAATATCGGTAAAAGATGTAGAATTATCAAATAAAAAAACACTTATAAGATGTGATTTTAATGTTCCACAAGATGAATTTGGAAATATTAGTGATGATAGAAGGATAAAATCAGTTATTCCTACAATAAGGTATTGTCTTGATCAAGGCGCTAAAATTATTTTAGCTAGCCATTTAGGAAGACCTAAAGAAGTAAATAATAAATATTCTTTAGAACCAGTAGCAAAAAGACTTGAAAGATTACTTACTAATATTGAAGTAATTATGGCTAAAAATGTGATAGGTAACGATACAAAAGAATTAGCAGCTAATCTAAAACACGGTCAAATTTTATTATTAGAAAATTTAAGATTTGAAAAAGGTGAAACTAAAAACGATGAAAACCTAGCTAAAGATTTAGCTTCAATGTGTGATGTTTATGTTAATGATGCATTTGGGGTATGTCATAGAGCCCATGCAAGCGTAGAAGCAATTACAAAATTTGTAAAAGTATCTTGCGCTGGATTTTTATTACAAAAAGAATTTAATTTTGGCCAGCAATTATTAAAATCTGCTGCTAGACCATTCGTTGCTGTAGTTGGAGGTAGCAAAGTCAGTGGAAAATTACAAGCTTTACATAATCTACTACCTAAAATTGATAAATTAATTATAGGTGGAGGTATGGCTTTTACATTCCTAAAAGCACAGGGATTTAATATAGGAAATTCAATAGTAGAAGAAGAATTAATTGAAGATGCTAAACAAATCATTGCTAATGCAAAGGAATTAGGTGTTAAATTGTATTTGCCTGTTGATGTAATAGCAGCTCAAAGTTTTTCAAATGATAGCGTTATCAAAAAAGTTAGCGTTCAAGAAATTCCTAATGGCTGGATGGGGCTAGATATTGGACCTGCTAGTTCAATTTTGTTTAAAGAAGTTTTAAATGATGCTCAAACTATATGGTGGAATGGACCTATGGGTGTATTTGAGATGGAAAAATTTAGCAAAGGAAGTCTTAAAATGAGCCATTATATAAGCGATTCTTATGCTACTAGCGTTGCTGGCGGTGGAGATACTGCTGATGTTATTAATCGTGCAGGAGATGCTGATGATTTTAGTTTTATCTCTACTGGCGGTGGTGCTAGTTTAGAACTAATTGAAGGTAAAGAATTACCTGCTATTAAACCACTTATATTAAAGGATGAATTTGAATGA
- the cmoB gene encoding tRNA 5-methoxyuridine(34)/uridine 5-oxyacetic acid(34) synthase CmoB, whose translation MKGKFVIDDVVSYSDKKLKNDDIYLLASKLKPWRKGPFKINDIFIDSEWKSYYKFNIFKKYLKCLEDKVVADIGCNNGYYMFRMLEFKPKKIIGFDPSKRCYEQFLFLNQYFNTNIKFELQGVADVPNYEHKFDVIFCLGVIYHRSDPVLMLKQLKQSLNNNGVVFLDTIYFENEQPFALVPDTSYAKMSNVYFIPSIKALQNWCNKAKFKTFEIITTTKTTIDEQRKTEWIDGYSLDDFLRDDDFTKEGYPAPRRVYVKLTI comes from the coding sequence ATGAAGGGTAAATTTGTAATTGATGATGTCGTTAGTTATAGCGATAAAAAATTAAAAAATGATGATATTTACTTACTTGCAAGTAAATTAAAGCCTTGGCGTAAAGGCCCATTTAAAATCAATGATATATTTATTGATAGCGAATGGAAAAGTTATTATAAATTTAATATTTTTAAAAAATATTTGAAATGTTTGGAAGATAAAGTTGTAGCTGATATAGGTTGCAACAATGGTTATTATATGTTTAGAATGCTTGAATTTAAACCTAAAAAAATAATAGGATTTGACCCTAGTAAGAGATGTTATGAACAATTTTTATTTTTAAATCAATATTTTAACACAAATATTAAATTTGAATTACAAGGCGTTGCCGATGTTCCAAATTATGAGCATAAGTTTGATGTTATATTTTGCTTAGGTGTAATTTATCATAGAAGTGATCCAGTTTTAATGCTTAAACAATTAAAACAAAGCCTTAATAATAATGGTGTGGTGTTTTTGGATACTATATATTTTGAAAATGAACAACCATTTGCACTTGTCCCAGATACTAGCTATGCTAAAATGTCTAATGTATATTTTATACCAAGTATAAAAGCTTTACAAAATTGGTGTAATAAGGCTAAATTTAAAACATTTGAGATTATAACTACTACAAAAACTACTATAGATGAACAAAGAAAAACTGAATGGATAGATGGTTATAGTTTAGATGATTTTTTACGAGATGATGACTTTACGAAAGAAGGCTATCCGGCACCTCGTAGGGTTTATGTTAAATTAACAATTTAA
- the nadD gene encoding nicotinate (nicotinamide) nucleotide adenylyltransferase: MKIAIFGGSFDPVHLGHEKVVNVALQTLDIDRLIVLPTYISVFKDKFSASPELRLRWLNNVFKNIDKLEISDYEIRQEKPVPSFESIMYFKRLLNPSLIYFIIGADHLKTLHKWHNYDELAKNVKFVIASRNNIYIPSDYLKLDINEDISSSFIRDKLILEKVNDKIKQEVKIFYEGK; the protein is encoded by the coding sequence TTGAAAATCGCAATTTTTGGTGGTAGTTTTGATCCAGTTCATTTAGGTCATGAAAAAGTAGTAAATGTTGCTTTGCAAACTTTAGATATTGATAGATTAATAGTGTTACCTACATATATTAGTGTATTTAAAGATAAATTTAGTGCTAGTCCAGAACTTAGATTAAGGTGGCTGAATAATGTTTTTAAAAATATTGATAAATTAGAAATAAGTGATTATGAGATAAGACAAGAAAAACCTGTTCCTAGTTTTGAGAGTATAATGTATTTTAAGAGATTACTAAATCCTAGCTTAATTTATTTTATAATAGGGGCTGATCATTTAAAAACTTTACATAAATGGCATAATTATGATGAGTTGGCGAAAAATGTTAAATTTGTAATAGCTAGTAGAAATAATATTTATATACCAAGTGATTATTTAAAACTTGATATAAATGAGGATATATCATCAAGTTTTATAAGAGATAAGTTGATATTAGAAAAAGTAAATGATAAAATTAAACAAGAAGTCAAAATATTTTATGAAGGAAAATAA
- the rsfS gene encoding ribosome silencing factor, whose amino-acid sequence MNKNEEIIKFLDSKKAENIELIDLRNSEYFVESVIIATTNSSKQAIAIIDELKILINSLGEKVLFEEKADEWSVLDLGDCLVHLMSPLYRDKYQIEKFLISLKR is encoded by the coding sequence ATGAATAAAAACGAAGAAATTATTAAATTTTTAGATAGCAAAAAGGCAGAAAATATAGAATTAATTGATCTTAGAAATAGTGAATATTTTGTTGAAAGTGTTATTATAGCAACAACAAATTCAAGTAAACAAGCTATAGCTATTATAGATGAATTAAAAATTTTAATTAATTCTTTAGGTGAAAAAGTATTATTTGAAGAAAAGGCTGATGAATGGAGCGTTCTTGATTTGGGAGATTGTTTAGTGCATTTAATGAGCCCACTTTATCGTGATAAATATCAAATTGAAAAATTCTTAATTAGTCTTAAACGTTAA
- the aroA gene encoding 3-phosphoshikimate 1-carboxyvinyltransferase has protein sequence MKIKLANKPFDIVLNDIASDKSISHRAALFSLLTDGECSIKNYLLADDCLNTLKVIQALGAKVERVDNVIKIIPPENIISPDTVLECGNSGTLMRLLIGFLATQNGFFVLSGDEYLNKRPMKRISSILNSFGADICGRDNANYAPLAIKGHAIEYFKYHNYLKSAQVKTALVLAGLLSKGCEISEDELSRNHSENLLKIMDAPITVDNLNIKVLPLTKKLKPYNINIPNDPSSAFFFAVLCAISENSTLILKNMLLNETRIEAYEILRKMGADISYKITDESYEKIGDITIKSSKLKAIEVSKNISWLIDEIPALSIAFLYADGISRVKNAKELRVKESDRINAVLENYKILGVKFEEFEDGFSVVGKTYTNNKANLKSFGDHRIAMSFSLLAKDFDISIDDTQCVSSSFVNFYDILKIFGASYEN, from the coding sequence ATGAAAATAAAGTTAGCAAATAAACCATTCGACATAGTATTAAATGATATTGCATCAGATAAATCAATATCTCATAGAGCCGCATTATTTTCTTTATTGACAGATGGTGAATGTAGTATAAAGAATTATTTATTAGCTGATGATTGTTTAAATACTTTAAAAGTAATACAAGCATTAGGAGCTAAAGTAGAGCGAGTAGATAATGTAATAAAAATTATTCCACCTGAAAATATAATTTCACCAGATACTGTTTTAGAATGTGGTAATTCAGGAACTTTAATGAGGCTACTGATAGGATTTTTAGCTACTCAAAATGGTTTTTTTGTTTTAAGTGGTGATGAATATTTAAATAAAAGACCTATGAAAAGAATTAGTTCCATATTAAATAGTTTTGGTGCTGATATATGTGGTAGAGATAATGCTAATTATGCACCACTTGCTATAAAAGGTCACGCTATTGAATATTTTAAATATCATAATTATTTAAAGTCAGCACAGGTAAAAACAGCGTTAGTTTTAGCTGGTTTGCTTAGTAAGGGTTGTGAAATTAGTGAGGATGAATTAAGTAGAAATCATTCAGAAAATTTATTAAAAATTATGGATGCACCAATAACTGTTGATAATTTAAATATAAAGGTTTTGCCACTTACTAAAAAACTAAAACCTTATAATATAAATATTCCAAACGACCCATCTTCAGCATTTTTCTTTGCTGTTTTATGTGCTATTAGTGAAAATTCAACATTGATATTAAAGAATATGTTATTAAATGAAACGAGAATAGAAGCGTATGAAATTTTAAGAAAAATGGGTGCTGATATTAGTTATAAAATTACAGATGAAAGTTATGAAAAAATAGGCGATATAACTATAAAGAGTTCTAAATTAAAAGCTATTGAAGTTAGTAAAAATATATCTTGGTTAATAGATGAAATTCCAGCATTATCAATAGCATTTTTGTATGCTGATGGAATTTCTCGTGTTAAAAATGCTAAAGAATTAAGAGTAAAAGAAAGTGATAGGATTAATGCTGTTTTAGAAAATTATAAAATTTTAGGTGTTAAATTTGAAGAATTTGAAGATGGTTTTAGCGTTGTTGGTAAAACTTATACTAATAATAAAGCTAATCTAAAAAGTTTTGGAGATCATAGAATAGCTATGAGTTTTTCTTTACTAGCTAAAGATTTTGATATTAGCATAGATGATACTCAATGCGTTTCGTCTTCGTTTGTAAATTTTTACGATATTTTAAAAATATTTGGTGCTAGTTATGAAAATTGA